In the Desulfitobacterium hafniense DCB-2 genome, ATGTCGGACTGGGCAGTTTGTAGGTACTCTTTGATCCCCTCGATGTGTTCCCTGGATGCAAGTCCCTGTAAAAGTGAAAAATGGTGGCGCATATCATGCCGATAGGATGCGGCGTTCTGCTGTAACTGCCGCAGAGAAGCAAACTCTGTCTGCGCCAGTCTAAACTGTGCATCCAGCATATCCTTTTCTCTTTGAAGGCTTGCCTGTTTTTGTGTCTCAGCGTAGTAAAGGATCACAAACACAAAATAGAAAACAGATATTGTTGAGGGCATGAACTGTACCGCCCATTCGGTTCCGCTGTAAAGTACATCGGTGTAGATGGCGGTCACATAGTCAAACAGATAGTAAAAAAGCGGGACTCCGCCTAAAAACAAGCAGGATTTCGTGGACTTCTCCATCAACTGCCGAACAGATCCGGCTACATATCTTTTCAAGAAATAATAGGCCAAAAACACGAATGCTATGTAAAAAAGATGGTCTGCAAGCCTGCTGTCTAAAGCGGCTCCTGCAAGGAAACCAAACCAGCGCGGCGCTTGACAGCAAAGATAACCGGAAAGCACGCTGACGGCGGATATGAGCCACGGGCGCTTATAGTATAGGGTGAATATCACAATCAGCGGCAGGTGGATAATCAGCGGATACAGCTTTGATGTCAAATCCAAGCCCAAAAGCCAATAGCTGGCGGTCTGGACAAAAAGAAAAATGACACAGAGCAGGCCGGTGACAAGCCTGTTTTTCTTTGTGGGCTCTATTCCAGCAAAGAGAACGGACACCGTGAGGCCAAAGACCAAAGAAACACCAAA is a window encoding:
- a CDS encoding sensor histidine kinase, which codes for MAVIVIGLLRFGVSLVFGLTVSVLFAGIEPTKKNRLVTGLLCVIFLFVQTASYWLLGLDLTSKLYPLIIHLPLIVIFTLYYKRPWLISAVSVLSGYLCCQAPRWFGFLAGAALDSRLADHLFYIAFVFLAYYFLKRYVAGSVRQLMEKSTKSCLFLGGVPLFYYLFDYVTAIYTDVLYSGTEWAVQFMPSTISVFYFVFVILYYAETQKQASLQREKDMLDAQFRLAQTEFASLRQLQQNAASYRHDMRHHFSLLQGLASREHIEGIKEYLQTAQSDMDAITPTRFCGNETVNLILSAFATKAKQGSIMLTVDAKLPDLLPFSDTELCSLLSNALENAIHACEQIPDSNKRIIRLRMYSKNNKLCIDLHNSFQAEPIFQQGFPVSKEQGHGFGTKSIAHIVEKHGGVFQFSVKDGWFIFQATA